The segment CAAGTAAAAAAGTGAGTGAAAACATAAGGAGTATAGtggaagaaatattttccaaaatttattttgtttcttttccttcaaaattcCCAATTTTGTTATGTTAGGCTATTTGGAGCCTGTATCTGCCGGGAAGAGATTGTGATATCCCTGAAATATAACAAGGAAAATTtcagtttctaaaatttaaaatagcaataTGAGCCACGCTACTGTCTTCATAGAGACTTTTCAGAGTTCCCTTACTTCTCTGCACAGCCATATCCACAGCTGACCTAAATTAAAGGACCAAAAGCCCTCAAGATGTCAGTTACTTGTCACATGAAAGTTTACTCCTTGCTCATATGAGATCTACTATGGTCCAGTTGCTCTCCAGGGCTGCTGCCTTCCCAGTAATTCCAGTCTGCTTCCATCATGTGGTTCCACCATCTCAATACAGGGCTTAATCCTCTTTTCAGCCAAGCATCTCACTGCCATCCTCCACTGAGGATCCTGAGTTCAGCCCCTCAGCTTCAGTTTTCCACAGAAGATACTACCCCAGAGTTGCCCGGCtgcatggggatggggatggcacatgggctttggcTTCTCCTCAATCACAACTTCAAAGAAGCCTTACTTTTTCATTACTCCTGCCTGTAGTTTTACATGGTGCTTCAAATTCCAGAACCTTACTGAGATTCTGTAGGGGAGAgctggagggaagagagatgtGGTTTGATTGTCTGAAATGTTTCCTTCTGCATCCAAACTATCATTttcaatttccaaaatttattctGAGTTTGGCCGCTTCTGTGCATTCTCAACACTATGGCCAAAGTCAGTAACCATCAGTTCTCACCTGTGTTACTTAGTTGTTCTAACTACTTCTCCTGCCCGAAAGGGGTGCACAGAACAATTAAGGTGATTACTTAAATGTGCAAATTATATCATGTCAAGTGCTGTTTTAAACTTCCAATGCCTTCTCATTTCAAGCTGAAGAAAACTCCAATATTTACTATGATCTGCAGGTCCTACATAGCCTGGACCTTGCCTCTCCCTTCTCTATGCCCCAGACACAAATGAGCTTCCTCTCTATCCACACAAAAACACCAAACTCTGTGTTAGGGCTGCTACAGTTGTTGTTTCATCCAGGTGGAAATCAGCTCTGGACCTTCCTTCTTGTCCTTTGGGACTCAGGAAGGTCTCCTGCTCTATGAAGTATCACCTGAGCACCAGAAACACACTGCCCATTCTGAACTATCACCCCAGCCCCTTTAATCCCTTCACAGAACTTATGCCCACTTGAAattgtcttgtttatttatttgtggatGTGTTGATTGGAATGTATCAATGACTTCACCATGTGAAATATACATACAGCATTGAGAAGGCAGTGGAGACTGGGAGAGAAGATTTTCACATGCTGGCCCTTTTTGCCCTATGTTTGCTCATCTCTCCTAGCAACTTGGATCAGCCAAGTGCCAGGTGATTTCCACCAAGTCATCCTCCAGATAGGGCTGCCCACCAAATCCCCCAACCCAGCCAGCCAGCTGGACCCCAACAATCAACCCCAAACTCACTCACCAAAACCACACAAGGCAACAAGCTCATAAAAATAAGTTTTGCTTGACATGGTTTGATATAATTATTCAGAAAAGCGCAGAAAAAACGACCACCTCTCAGTTGActgaatgaacaaaacaaaatataaagtcaGATTTTAACGTTCTGGTTACCTTTAATATATTTAGTAAAGTCAGATTTTAACATTTTGGTTACCATACTGGCAGAGAACACATTTTCAATACATCAAAGACTCAGAAAGATGATCAGTTATCATCTGAGTCTCTACTGACCTAATTAGTCAAAAGGGCCTAGTTTGGCAAGACAAgcgggaagggaaggggaaagaggaaaaggagagactAGTGACCTGCAATTACCCAAAGCTCTGAAATGTAAATGCGACCAGTCTCAAAGGATCCCCGCGCCAGAGCAGTGGGGTAGAAAGGCATCCCCTGGGCTTAGGGGACAGGGCCACAACCACACCCAGAATCCTTGGCGTGTTGCTGGAGCCCAAGGCTGAGCGGGTCAGCGTTGTCCGGCGAGGGTGCATCCACAAGCAGGGGCTGAGCCTCTGGGTCCTGAGCTTTGTCTAAGGAAAGCCTCCTCTTAGCCCTGGGGGGAGCAGTTGGCTCCTGAGTCCCCTGTTCCCAAGGACGACGACGAGGGCCACAGCTTCCAGTTGGGTGGCGATCCGGGGCGGATGGACCTGGGGTCGGCGGTAGGGTCGGGCCGGGCTCCCCGGAGGTACGGGTGGCCGCAGCCCCGAACTGGGCGGCAGAGCAAGAACTCCGGGCCGGCGAGGGGCTttgggacacagcaggctcaggGACTCGGGGGCGGGTCCCACCGCCCGAGGCTACAAGCCCACGGGGGCGCGGAGCGCGACGGGGCTGGTGGTGCCTCGGGACGAGAGCGGCTCCCCCGGTCGAGCGGATCTCCCTCCAGGCGTTCAGGCCCTGGCTGCCCGGCGCCGTGGGCTGCGTGTGGTCCACCACGGTCCGGTCCTGCCCGCGTTTCCACAGCTCGTAGCGCTCCGGTTGCAGGATGCGCACGAAGGCGTCCATGGAGAAGGCGACCCGGGCCTCCCCGCAGCTGCACTGCGAGGCCATTTGCCATAATCGATCCAGCGCGGGGAGGCGAAATTGATGGCTTCCGCGCAGTTGAAGCCATGGTTGAAGCCAGAGTGGTAGCCATAGGGAAACGTGACTATGAACTCTCCAGCCTCTTGAGTGACCCGACCGAAGGGGATGCCGTTGTCCTTGAGGACCTTGGGCGAGATGAGAGCCACCTTGTGCCGCAGGAAGGCCTCACAGCCCTGCGAGCTGCCCGGGAAAAGCTCCCTGGCCAGGCGTTCCAGGCGCCGGCCGTGCTCCGGGGGCACCGCGTACCACGTCTTGGGCTCCCCGAAGTGCAGGTAGTTGATGCTGTAAAGGTCCATGTCCTCCGTGTGCCAGGCGAAGGCGGTCTTCCACATGCCGAAGTACAGGTAGGGGGTGTTGACGCCTTCAATGACCACTCCGCACTCCTGCTCCAGCAGGTCCTGAATGGTTCCCAGGTGTCCAAGGTTCCACTGCTTCGTGTTGGTATCGAATAAGGAGCCACTGACGTCTGCACCATATACTGGTGAACCAAAGAGGCGTGTTTTCCAATATTTTCGCTCCAGGTCCTTAAAATCCAAGTGTGGTGGAGTCCCATATTTTTCACTGTTTGCTAAGTGGTGGTACTCACCCACAGTCAtggctttcttctttttgtggtatTGAGTAAACACACCTGcttgcccagaagtcacctgctGGAGGGGAGCAGCTATTAAGATGTCATTGATATCATCGTAGGTCTCTCTGGCTTTCCAGTCCTTGGGTGGTATTATCTTAGCCAGGCCTGCTCGGTGTGCACCTTGGGATTCCATATAAGCAATGTAGTTATCGAAATCATTCAACTCTTCTTTGGTTGGATGAAATACCATTATGCTACAACTTAGGTTCTGGGCCCAGTTGGACTTAGAGTTCATAGCTTTCATTAATAAGCAAGAAACTCCCAAGTTTTTATTTATGTTCTGAATAGGAGAGGAGGCTGGAAAACACTACTTTTCCAAAAATGGGTTGGAGTATATCAGCAGGAACCCCCAGTAGACTTTAATGCAATGAGTTGATAATATTTCTTAGGCTTGGTGATTCTGCAGGGGACTCCACGCTGAGCAGAAGCCTTACTCAGGACTGATGCTggctgagcctgcaagtctgTGATATCCTCGGTTGACAGTTGGCTCTGTCCTCTTGAGTTCTATGAATCACCCAATCCTGGGTGGGTATCCCAAATGTAGTGTCTTCAGCGCAGTATTGAAAACAagacctaaaaaaaataaagaatagagaCAGGTTGAAAACTAATGTTTGGAAATAGTTACTAGGGAACTACAAATAAAACACCACCATGGAATATAATTGCATATTCACATAAAGGCTAAAATTTCATAAGATTGACAAGAAATGGTGTTGTTGTGAACAATGGAAATTCTTGTACTCTAGTAAGGAGAATGGAAATCATTATATTCACTTTGAAAAACGATTTGGACACTATCCACTAAAATTGAACTTACCCATGTGTTATGATTCATGCCTAGGATAAGTGTATGTCTGTGCAATGAAAGTGAAGTCCAAGTATGTTCGGAACAACATTATTTCAGTAGCCAcacactggaaacaactcaaatgccagTCAACATTAGAATGGATAAGTACattgtagtatattcatacaatgcaGTGcaatacagcaatgaaaataaacaagaactACATGAAAATATAGGAATAATTCTATAAACATAATACTGAGCAAAATTATTCATACTCAAAAGAATACCTATTCTattcttccatttatataaagaaaaaaaggaggcaaTGTAATCCATGTTAGAAGTCAGAGTAGTGGTTACCTTTGTGAAAGAGAGAGGTTGTGAGTGGGGGTGTGAGGAAGTCTCTAGAATAATGTGAATATTCTGTTCTGACCCCAGGTGTTGGTTACACAGCCATCAGAATGGCTCATTGTCATAATTCATCAAGTTATGATGATTTTCACaaatttctgtaaaataaattttttaaaatttattaaattataaaatatagtttAGGGTGAAAAGCATTAAAGGAGACAGATATCTTTCATTgtaccaaaaggaaaaggaagggtgATTGAAAATATATGAACTATACATTCAGTTGAAGAAACTATAAactagaagaagagaaagaaggggtaggagtaaaaaaaaacaaagaataaagacaaaattaataaaagaaaacacatacaagACACAACACTGATGACCAAAAATATTCTTGGAAGAAATTAATGATAGCAATAAACCGTGGGCATAACTGAGcctaagaaagaaggggaaaataaaccactaggaatgaaatagtgcacaaaataatttttaaaatctcaaaagaGAATCTTAGGAGACACTTGACAGCAACATtttcaaaagataagagaatagaATAATTTTCTAGAGAGGAAACATATCCAAAATGGATCCAAGAAAAACCAGAAAGCTTGAATAATACACCAGTATAAGAATCTGGCTG is part of the Kogia breviceps isolate mKogBre1 chromosome 7, mKogBre1 haplotype 1, whole genome shotgun sequence genome and harbors:
- the LOC131759616 gene encoding LOW QUALITY PROTEIN: lysine-specific demethylase 4D-like (The sequence of the model RefSeq protein was modified relative to this genomic sequence to represent the inferred CDS: inserted 1 base in 1 codon), whose product is MKAMNSKSNWAQNLSCSIMVFHPTKEELNDFDNYIAYMESQGAHRAGLAKIIPPKDWKARETYDDINDILIAAPLQQVTSGQAGVFTQYHKKKKAMTVGEYHHLANSEKYGTPPHLDFKDLERKYWKTRLFGSPVYGADVSGSLFDTNTKQWNLGHLGTIQDLLEQECGVVIEGVNTPYLYFGMWKTAFAWHTEDMDLYSINYLHFGEPKTWYAVPPEHGRRLERLARELFPGSSQGCEAFLRHKVALISPKVLKDNGIPFGRVTQEAGEFIVTFPYGYHSGFNHGFNCAEAINFASPRWIDYGKXASQCSCGEARVAFSMDAFVRILQPERYELWKRGQDRTVVDHTQPTAPGSQGLNAWREIRSTGGAALVPRHHQPRRAPRPRGLVASGGGTRPRVPEPAVSQSPSPARSSCSAAQFGAAATRTSGEPGPTLPPTPGPSAPDRHPTGSCGPRRRPWEQGTQEPTAPPRAKRRLSLDKAQDPEAQPLLVDAPSPDNADPLSLGLQQHAKDSGCGCGPVP